The stretch of DNA GGGGCTCACAAAGATCCCAGGGAGGGGAGGATCTGCTCAGGCTTCAGGGGCAAATCTCTCACAGGGAACTCTCTTCCAGGGCTGAGTCTGGGCCCCAGGACCCACGTGCAGGCAGGTGAGTCTGTCCCCGGCTGTTCCAGTTCCCTCCTTCTCGCTGGGGACAAGGGGCCACCTCTGTGCAGTTGGGGATGGGGAATAGCCGTTCTGGGCTGACTGATGGGGGCATCTGGAGGGTCCTGCCATCAAGAGCTGAGATCTGTTGGGTGGGAAATGACTTAGAATCCGATCTCTGATTTCCTTCCAGGGACCCTTCCCAAGCCCACTCTCTGGGCTGAGGCGGGGTCTATGATCAGCCAGGGGAGTCCTGTGACCCTCAGGTGTCAGGGGAGCCTTCAGGCTCAGGAGTATCGTCTATACAGGGAAAAAAACCCAGCATCCTGGGTTAGACGGATACAACAAGAGCTTGTGAAGAAGGGCCAGTTCCCCATTGCATCCATCACCTGGGAGCACGCAGGGCGGTATCGCTGTTGGTATTACAGCCGCACTCACTCATCAGAGCACAGCGACCCCCTGGAGCTGGTGGTGACAGGTGAGGGGACACTCAGGGGTCCCAGCCCCAGGCTCTGTCCTCAGGAAGGGGGTCGGCTCTCGGGGCGTCTCCCTCTCACAGCCCAGCCCTGGGGATGATGCGGGAGGTGTGAGTCCCATTTAACATGGTGCCTCCTTCTCTCTTAGGAGCCTACAGCAAACCCACCCTCTCAGCCCTGCTCAGCTCTGTGGTGACGTCAGGAAGAAGAGTGACCCTCCAGTGTGTCTCACAGGTGGCACATGACAGCTTCTTTTTGTGTAAGGAAGGAGAAGATGAACACCCCCAATGCCTGAACTCTCAGCCCCGTACCCGTGGGTCATTCCAGGCCGTCTTCTCCGTGGGCCCCGTGAGCCCGAGTTGCAGGTGGTCGTACCGGTGCTATGGTTATGACTCACACGCTCCCTATGTGTGGTCTTTACCCAGTGATCTCCTGGAGCTCCTGGTCCCAGGTGAGAAATTCACAGCATTGCCTGGAGCTCCCTGAGTCTACGGGCAGGTGGGGAGGAGCCGCATCTCAGGGCAGCTCCAGGTGGGATGATGTTGGGGAGAGGGCTCAGGGCTCCTGGGGTCAGAGACACAGGAAGATCAGCAGTGGTGAGGcccagggggagagggagggtttGTGGGGAAGCCTGAGGGTCGCTCCTGGAAATCGTGACCACCTTTTCCCAGGTGTTTCTAAGAAGCCATCACTCTCAGTGCAGCCGGGTCCTGTCGTGGCCCTTGGGGAGAGTCTGACCCTCCAGTGTGGCTCTGATGCTGGCTACGACAGATTCGCTCTGTACAAGGAGGGGGTACATGACTTCCTCCAGCGCCCTGGCCGGCAGCCTCAGGCTGGGCTCTCTCAGGCCAACTTCACCCTGGGCCCTGTGAGCCACTCCCACAGGGGCCGGTACAGATGCTCTGGTGCACACAACCTCTCTTCCGAGTGGTCGGCCCCCAGTGACCCCCTGGACATCCTGATCGCAGGTGAGGAGACCAGCGGGTTCagtcagggacccaggctccGCACAGGCCCTGCCGGGGGAGCCCAGGTGGTGATGACCGGGATGAGGGATGGGGGCCCCaaggaagggagagacagacagagacaggggatgggcagggaggggagactcagagaaaacagagacagagagactgagGGTCCTAGAGAGAGGCCTGAAGAGGTATCAGCTCAAAGCAAGGTAGGGCAGCCCCTCCCCGATCCTTCTTCTCTCCAGGACAGATCCGTGCCAGACCCTTCCTCTCAGTGCAGCCGGGCCCCACAGTGGCCTCAGGAGAGAAAATGACCCTGCTGTGTCAGTCACAGGGATGGATGCACACTTTCCTTCTGACCAAGGAGGGAGCAGCCCATCCCCCCCTGCATCTGAAATCAAAGTACCAATCTCATAAGTAGCAGGCTGAATTCCCCATGGGTCCTGTGACCTCAGCCCACGTGGGGACCTACAGGTGCTACGGCTCACTCAGCTTCAACCCCTACCTGCTGACTCACCCCAGTAACCCCCTGGAGCTCGTGGTCTCAGGTGAGGGCCCTGACCCTGTCCTCTCTGAGCTCAAAGGCTCAGCTCAAGCCCTGCTCCCAGCAGAGCTCTGGACACTAAGAAAAGAGGGGAgttggcctgtaatcccagcactttgggaggccgaggcaagtggatcacgagatcaggagatcgagaccatcctggctaacacggtgaaaccccgtctccactgaaaaacagaaaaaattagctgggcgtggtgggggcgcctgtagtcccaggtactggggaggctgaggcaggagaatggcgtgaacccgggaggtggaggttgcagtgagctgacatcacaccactgcactccagcctgggcgacagagcgagactccgtctcaaataaaaagaaaacaaaagaaaagaggggaGTGAATGGGGAGGGTCTGCAGGGGAGGGTCCAGTCCATGAGAGGGTGGAAATAGACTGGGACCTCCCACCCCGGCTCCAACCCCTGGACTCTCAGTAGGGTAAAGAGCAGGGAGGGCTGGGAGGAGACGGGGTGAACCTCAGAGGAGATGAGATTAGACCGACGGTGGAAGACGGAGGCCCCACCCGCTCCCCTCTTGATGTCTCCACCTCAGAATCAGAGCCTCTGGGGGTCCCAACCTCTAAGTCCTGACTCCCTGGGTGACAAAAACACCATCACTCCCAGTTCAAGAGAAGTGTTTAGACTCGTTTCAATGGTACCTTCAATATTCATGGTGTGATTTCCAGGGCAGCAGAGGGCAGGGTGGACAGTAAGGGTGTGGTCCGTGTGGCTTCCTGAGGCTCCAGGGATGGGGCAGGTGTTCCCTCCATGGTGGTCAGAGGGGAGGGAGGTGTCTGAGGTTCGACAGTGACGAGTGGAGCAGCGGGGACTTTCCCCCTCCAGGAGCAGGATTCCCAGGAGCCATCACCTCTGGTTGAGACTCTCCACTGTCTCATGTACAAAACAAAATCTCTCCAATTTTCTACCAAAAGCAACACCTGACACAGCTCTGCAGGAGCCCACACCCCGACCTTGTCCTGCGGGATGTGTGATGAGTAGAGGAAGGAGAACAGGTCGGGTCAGCAGGAGGGGCCGTGCACCTGCTCTAAGTCAGGCTGGACCCAGGGAAGATGCTGGGACTGATGGAGGAGGAACAGAGGCGGGCAAGTTGGAGATAAGACAGATGGACGGTCCTTTGGCAGCTCTCGTTTCTTATTTCCGAGAGCCCCTGAGGATGAGCCCCTCACCCACACCTGTGGGGTCCCTGGGCCATCTCAAGACAGGAGAGGAGGCCTTGGTGGGATCTGACTGTGATGAGGGTGGAGTCCACCCCAGAGTAGAAATGAGTGAGTGACACACAACACATGCTGTCAATAATTCCCTAACTTGCCAGGGAGCAGGTGCACGGTCCCTCCTTAGTCTCAGGAGTGCCCTGAGCCTGAGCCCACCAGGTGAGCACAGCAGGAGTCATGTGAGCGGCACCCACAGCTGGGGTGCTTCTCTCTAAAGGAGCACGTTTAGGGTGGACTCCAGCCTCATCACAGTCAGATCCCACCGAGGCTCCGTGCTCAGGGCACCTTGAGACTAAGGAGGGACCGTGCACCTGCTCCCTGCACGAGTTAGGGAATTAGTCACAGAGCGTGTCGTGTGTCACTCATTTCTACTCTGTGTTTTCTATACGCCTTTGTCCATTGTTGCCCTCTCCTTTACTAAAACTTTTAAAGCAATActtcaatatataaatgtatattttttatttcagttatatgaacctattctttaaaaatatttaattctactTTGCCTTTCATTGGGTcttgatttaatttatatattcaatgtacACATCCATTCTTCATTAACCTCAAGTCTTCCTCCCGTACATATTAAAAATTGAGGTCTCCTTAATGAACTTCAGAAGTGTTTGGATGTTTCAAAGCACAGTGGCCCGAGGGAAACTGACCGGGCGGTTCGCTGTGGCTCGTGAAACCCACGGGAGGTCAGCGGGGGCTGCAGTGCAGTTCAACCCTGGGCCTGAGTGGGTTCATGCCTAATCTTGTCCAGTCACTGGATGATTCTAACATCTAGCTAAACgttttttatatgaaaaagtgctttaaattgttaatttagatttaaattaGAAGGGGGCACTTTGGTAGTGAGTTAATATGAAATACAATGAATATACCCAAACCAGTAGCTTTCTCATGGGTACTTatctcttgttttaaaaaatgtaaagaatcaaATACTTCACTTATACGTTGTGAAAGGTGTTGAATAATTCTTTAAATtagaatgaatatatatttttttaattttttttgagatggagttttgctcttgttgtccagtctggagtgcggtgttgcgatctcagctcactgcaacctccaccttccggtttcaagcacttctcctgcctcaacctcccaagtagctgggattacaggtgcccaccaccacacctagctaatttttgtatttttagtagagacggggtttcaccatgttggccaggctggtcttgaactcctgaccttgtgatccaccagtctcagcctcccaaaatgctgggattacaggcgtgagccaccacgcctggcctgaatttacttttttatatgtCTACCCAGGACACCCACCTCTCCTTGACAGGGAGGTTATATAAGTTATATGTCACCTTATACAGAATTTGTTATATAAGTTACATCTGAATATGTCTCTTCTCCTCTGTTTTGATTCTCAGGAGCAGCTGAGACCTTCAGCCCACCACAAACCGAGTCCGACTCCAAGGCCGGTGAGTGAGGAGATGCTCGTGGTGAGGACGCTGGTCACAGAGGGTCAGGTCCTGTCAAGGGGAGCTGGGTGTCCTGggtggacattttaaaaaattacatccaTTCTAATGTAAAGAATTCTTCACCACCTTTAACAATTTATAAGTGaagcatttctttcctttatattttttaaagaagagacaaCTCTCCCTGAGAAAGCTACTTGAGTATATTCACTGTATTTCATACCAACTCACTACTAAAGTGCCCCATGCTAATTGATTTTCCACGGATCTCCTCTAATTTACTAATGCAACGTGTGTAAACCATGAGACAATGGGAAATTTtactcctttatttcttttttttttttttttttttttgttttgagacggagtctcgctctgtcacccaggctggagtgctgtggccggatctcagctcactgcaagctccgcctcccgggttcccaccattctcctgcctcagcctcccgagtagctgggactacaggcgcccgccacctcgcccggctagtttttttgtattttttagtagagacggggtttcaccgtgtgagccaggatggtctcgatctcctgacctcgtgatccgcccgtctcggcctcccaaagtgctgggatgacaggcttgagccaccacgcccggcactTCTTTATTTCTAAATCATGTGCCAACACTTCTCGCTTCAAATGCCCACATGTATGTCACGACATCTTAAATACAGAGCTGaagttttacatatatacatatttccatGGGGTTAGGTAAGATACATTTGAATATGGAAGTATATCCAAATTCATTTGATGTCTGTTCACACCTATGCTTAATACATTTGAAGGGATAGGTGTTTACATGTTTGTTCCTGGTCTAGACTCACCTAGATTCACACttcataaaaacaaatactgatTCATGAACGTTGAGTGACACCACCACTTGGTGTACATCTATTTGTAGGTGTGTGAATGTGGTCACCTGCGTCGCATTCTAGGTGTTCCTGCCTATATGAGGAATTAGTTAACTAGAGATTAAATGGAAGATGAAACCCCAGCTGAACTGGCTGAGGCCGTGTGAAGAAGAAGCACCCCCAGACTTTCCCCGCTCTGTGCTTCTGACACTGGGGAGCCCTTGCGGACCAACCTCTCATGCGTGGAGCCTGGGTCCTCAGCTGGTGAATAAGTGAAACTCTCCTCTCCGGGGGAATTGGCTTGTGTGCTCCTGTGTCCCTGCCTGCAGAGACAGTGCACAGGGCTCAGTGACTTCTGTATTACCTTTCAGATTCTGAGCTCCCAGAGTGCGGGAAAATGCCCTCTCCAAATGCCTCAGGAGCAACGTTTGGATTTGTAGGACACAGGAAGTCTGAAATAATTCAATAAGGAGACTGAAGGAAATGCTGCTGTAGCGGAGGAAGGGTTTATTGAGGAACTCACTAGAACTCATGTCAGGAGACATAGGGGAAGATAAGCATGAAGAGCCCGGGGGAGAGGCTGGCTCAGGGCTCTTCCCCTCTGTTTTCATTCTCAGGAGCAGCTGACACCCTCGGTCCATCACAAAACAATTCAGACCCCAAGACTGGTGAGTGAGGAGATGCTCTCATTTACGGGGCTGGGCACAAGGGTTGGGTCCTGTCAAGGGTAAGGATGTGCTCTGGGTGGACATCCAGAGGTCCTGGGTGATGTTGATCTGTCCCGACCTCTGTGACCACCTTGTCCACTATCTCCAGCCTCACACTCCCAGGATTACACACTAGAGAATCTCATCCGCATGGGCATGGCTGGCTTAATCCTGGTGGTCCTTGGGATTCTGCTATTTGATCCTCAGCACAGCCAGAGAAGCCTCCAAGATGCAGCCAGGAGGTgaacaggagagagaagaatgcaCCCTTCAGAGTGTCGGGGCCTTAGGAACAGATCTGATGATCCCAGGAAGTTCCAGGAGACAATTTAGGGCCAATGCTATCTGGACTGTCTGCCGATCGTTTCCAGAAGGAGGAATCAGTGTTGGATTGCAGAGACATTTTCCTGGGTGATCCATGGAGGACTATTAGCATGTGATACCTTTCCTCTCTATTAATGTTGACTTCCCTTGGTTGGATCCCCTTCTTTTCCCACCCCCAGACATGAGGCTACAACCCACATGGCAGTGTTGGGTCCACACCTCTGCACACCTGCGTGCTCTGGTCCATGATGCGTAACACAGTCTTCTTTATTCCTCATTGCCACACTCCCTGGTGTGCTTTACTGAGCCTCCATCTCTTCAGTTCAGAGTTCCAAACACACGTCAGTAACTAAATCAATGCAGCAGTATTGGCTTTCCACCAGGAAAAGATAAATCCACCCTGATGCCCTGACACCCTCTCTGAAACCTGTGAGCCCTTCGCTCCTTCTCAGATGCTACCTGTTTAGCTTTGCCTCAGATCATTGTGTAACCATCACTGCCATCCTGTTCCACACATTGTCATCACCCTACACCCAGTCAGCAGCCACTCCCCATTCCTTCTTCCCTCCAGCACCTGCTAACCACGAGtgtgctttctgtctctacgGAGTTGCCTATTCTTGCTGAAAACATTTCAATCTGCCTATGATCTGTGAGCTCCTCACTTTGAGACTTCCTGCCTTTCCAGGCAGAACCAAAGTACACCTTGTCAAAAGCAATGATAGCCATTTGCAGTGTGTCAGTGATCCACGACAGGAAAATCACAGAAGTAGGAGAGAAATCCAGCTGCAGACAAGACCTCAGGTCAATGAATCTTGTCAAGCAGTTGAACTGTTTCTTTCTACTCACCTAGGACAGTCAGACAGAAGTATGCAAAATGACTGGGGCTGATTCTTTTCTGAATTGTCTCAAAACAGCAAGAGGACTTGAGTCCTAGCATTAAAGAGTTCAACATGTCTAGGTCAAAGACCACTGTTGTGTTGGAAGGATGTAAAACCCTGATGCATAGAATAGAATGTCTGGAGGGAGGATCCTGAGAAACACAAGGGACCAAATACTCTTGAACTTTCTAGGACAAAGGGAGCAGCCATTTGCCATCTACCgtgtaaaataaagaaatcttaTCATTCACCCTCTACTGTCTAGAATAAAGAAATCTTATCATTTGCCAACTACCCTCTAGAACAAAGAAatctctcccctccccaacaGCACGTGGGTGCACATGCATCTCGCCATGCCATAGCTGCTGGTGTGAGTTCACCCACTCACCAATGACCCCGAGCACTGGGACTGCTGTCAGAGCATTCGTGGGTGCAGAGATTGCCTGTCCAGTGCCCACCAGCTCTCTGACCTCCCCACGCCAACACTGCCActggtgtgcacacacacagggagaccAGAGGATCCGCCCCCACTGCAAGCAGCAGCTGCCACCAGCGTGGAAGCGCACACAGAGGGTGTATACAATCCTGTGAGGCCAGAGCCCCACCACCGTGCTAACACCACTACCAGTGCAAATGCTCATACGAACACCTGCTGGgctcctgcccaccccacccagccttgCTGACACCACTGCATTGAACACCGACGCGGAGGCCAGCACCCCTGCACCCACCGGCAACCCACTGCAGCCAACAAATGTGCACATCCCGGAGGAAGAGACATCATCACATCAGAAACACActtgcatacatatgtttattgtagcaaaATTCATAATTGCAAAGACGTGGAATCGACCTAAGTGCCCGTCAGCCGATGAGTGaatgtggtacacacacacaagaaaatagtattcagccattgaagaaaatgaaataatgtcttttgcagcaacctggatgaagcGGGGGGCCATGACactaagtgaactaactcagcaatggaaaaccaaataccgtgtgtgctcacttataagtgggagccaagtTGTCGGTAATCAAAGACATATAAAGGGGTATAATGAACACTGGAGACCCAGAAGGGAGAGAGGGGGTGGAGAGTGAGTAATAAAATACTACGTACCaaatacaatgtacactacttgggtgacggGTGCCCTAAAACCTCAGGCTTCAC from Rhinopithecus roxellana isolate Shanxi Qingling chromosome 12, ASM756505v1, whole genome shotgun sequence encodes:
- the LOC104675309 gene encoding LOW QUALITY PROTEIN: leukocyte immunoglobulin-like receptor subfamily A member 3 (The sequence of the model RefSeq protein was modified relative to this genomic sequence to represent the inferred CDS: substituted 1 base at 1 genomic stop codon), whose translation is MTAMHRGLIHPQSRAVGGDAMTPILMLLVCLGLSLGPRTHVQAGTLPKPTLWAEAGSMISQGSPVTLRCQGSLQAQEYRLYREKNPASWVRRIQQELVKKGQFPIASITWEHAGRYRCWYYSRTHSSEHSDPLELVVTGAYSKPTLSALLSSVVTSGRRVTLQCVSQVAHDSFFLCKEGEDEHPQCLNSQPRTRGSFQAVFSVGPVSPSCRWSYRCYGYDSHAPYVWSLPSDLLELLVPGVSKKPSLSVQPGPVVALGESLTLQCGSDAGYDRFALYKEGVHDFLQRPGRQPQAGLSQANFTLGPVSHSHRGRYRCSGAHNLSSEWSAPSDPLDILIAGQIRARPFLSVQPGPTVASGEKMTLLCQSQGWMHTFLLTKEGAAHPPLHLKSKYQSHKXQAEFPMGPVTSAHVGTYRCYGSLSFNPYLLTHPSNPLELVVSGAAETFSPPQTESDSKAGAADTLGPSQNNSDPKTASHSQDYTLENLIRMGMAGLILVVLGILLFDPQHSQRSLQDAARR